One region of Duncaniella freteri genomic DNA includes:
- a CDS encoding Cof-type HAD-IIB family hydrolase, whose protein sequence is MIKALFFDIDGTLVSFKTHTIPSSTIDALAVARANGVEIYISTGRPLALINNISQIEHLIDGFITTNGAYCFVGETAISCSQIPKNDVLFVLDKSNELHFPCMVVGDTNLTMYNTASNPEKVKHIAEMLNVPDIEYELPVEDVLNQRILQLTPFISEKQESMILPHLGNIESGRWCPDFADFTAKGVSKAKGLREIAAYRGFDLSETMAFGDGGNDLSIIMEAGTGVAMGNANQ, encoded by the coding sequence ATGATTAAAGCATTATTTTTCGATATAGATGGCACTCTCGTCAGCTTCAAGACTCACACAATACCATCTTCAACCATCGATGCTTTGGCTGTTGCAAGAGCTAATGGAGTGGAAATATATATTTCTACAGGAAGGCCATTAGCCCTCATAAACAACATCAGTCAGATTGAACATTTGATTGACGGCTTTATAACAACAAACGGTGCATACTGTTTTGTCGGAGAGACAGCTATTTCATGTAGCCAGATTCCTAAAAATGATGTCTTGTTTGTTCTTGACAAGTCAAATGAATTGCATTTCCCATGTATGGTAGTCGGGGATACGAATCTCACAATGTATAATACGGCATCAAATCCGGAAAAAGTAAAACATATAGCTGAAATGCTTAATGTGCCTGATATAGAATATGAATTACCTGTTGAAGATGTATTAAACCAGAGAATTTTGCAGCTAACACCTTTCATAAGCGAAAAGCAGGAATCCATGATACTGCCCCATCTTGGAAACATCGAGTCGGGGCGATGGTGTCCGGATTTCGCTGATTTCACAGCCAAAGGAGTAAGTAAAGCCAAAGGGCTTAGAGAAATAGCTGCATATCGTGGATTCGATTTATCAGAAACCATGGCTTTTGGCGATGGAGGTAATGATTTATCGATTATTATGGAAGCCGGAACTGGCGTTGCTATGGGAAATGCCAATCAATGA
- a CDS encoding Fic family protein: MTFRTNLSGVMKYKSFVPPKISEYSFDSDKTVLAELSAEFARLDKCIIDLSDDQRTRLIKTEAHDSWLLSKDTPSNPFSFSLFQPNENSENLAHATDYAVEAVTELPISSRLIRNVHYIVCQSPDYDKKYRGEYRTSPVWIGGVDAVLTDALFVPPVAEDMDFAITDLENYINYSPENVFIKAAVIHYQFEMIHPFIDANGRIGRLLNILFLLANGVLSYPVLLQSHVIARDYNRYCNAIQYVNENGDISLWIKYWLDLMAESVKYTIQAIKNLDYYD; this comes from the coding sequence ATGACTTTTAGAACAAATCTTTCTGGTGTAATGAAGTATAAATCATTCGTTCCACCTAAAATATCAGAATATTCATTTGATTCCGACAAAACGGTGTTGGCGGAGTTATCAGCTGAGTTTGCCCGGCTTGATAAATGTATAATTGATTTATCAGACGATCAAAGAACCCGACTGATTAAAACCGAAGCTCATGATTCATGGCTGCTTTCGAAAGACACCCCAAGTAATCCTTTCTCATTTTCATTGTTTCAGCCCAATGAGAATAGTGAGAATCTGGCGCATGCAACTGATTATGCTGTGGAGGCTGTCACCGAGTTGCCAATAAGCTCACGCCTGATACGCAATGTTCACTATATTGTCTGCCAAAGCCCGGACTATGACAAAAAATATCGTGGAGAATACAGAACATCGCCTGTCTGGATTGGTGGCGTTGATGCTGTGCTTACAGATGCTTTGTTCGTGCCTCCGGTGGCAGAGGATATGGACTTTGCCATTACAGATCTTGAGAATTACATTAACTATTCGCCTGAAAATGTATTTATAAAGGCTGCTGTAATCCACTATCAGTTTGAGATGATACATCCCTTCATTGACGCAAATGGAAGAATCGGGCGTCTTCTCAATATTTTGTTTTTACTGGCAAACGGTGTTTTGTCATATCCGGTATTATTGCAATCTCATGTCATCGCAAGAGATTACAATCGGTATTGCAATGCCATTCAATACGTCAATGAAAATGGTGACATATCCTTGTGGATAAAATATTGGCTTGATCTAATGGCAGAATCCGTAAAATATACCATTCAGGCTATCAAAAATCTGGACTATTATGATTAA
- a CDS encoding GNAT family N-acetyltransferase — translation MIQEEFIDMIEIQPVVPEDIPEIMKLVSECWKDYFADTSEALLYAACGMIVRNNYLEPDLSFKAIENGKIAAIVFAGTADSVSNPEKFYEDRLSVLEKGEGEWLKTQRAYHIKADTECKKLLDDTTFKLALFMSTVKGSGRLLLDHLIGILQEKGYKRMALWTDTSCSYDYYPSHGFTQQSSLKIPEYSTPDEDYVLMTFTKEI, via the coding sequence TTGATTCAGGAAGAATTTATTGATATGATTGAGATACAGCCTGTTGTTCCGGAAGATATACCCGAAATAATGAAATTGGTTTCCGAGTGTTGGAAGGATTATTTCGCCGACACATCAGAAGCCCTGCTATATGCCGCTTGTGGCATGATTGTAAGAAACAATTACTTGGAACCGGATCTGTCATTCAAGGCGATTGAAAACGGTAAGATTGCAGCAATCGTGTTTGCAGGAACGGCAGATTCAGTTTCCAATCCCGAAAAGTTCTATGAAGACCGATTGTCTGTACTTGAAAAGGGAGAAGGCGAATGGCTTAAAACTCAACGTGCATATCACATAAAAGCCGATACTGAGTGTAAAAAATTGCTTGATGACACAACGTTTAAGCTGGCATTGTTTATGAGTACCGTCAAAGGCAGCGGTCGTCTTCTTCTGGATCATCTTATTGGAATTCTACAAGAAAAAGGTTATAAAAGAATGGCCCTGTGGACAGACACAAGCTGTTCTTATGACTATTATCCTTCTCACGGATTTACACAACAGTCAAGCCTGAAAATTCCAGAATACTCCACACCAGATGAAGACTATGTACTCATGACATTTACAAAAGAAATCTGA
- a CDS encoding NAD-dependent protein deacetylase — MTEQEKIQILIKKINDADAIVVGTASGMSAAGGLRYYYQDDDDYKKIAGGLREKYGDKNLFDAYYDRRIAKGEHWALLLRSIKHLYDIDIPEVYIELYEILHGKNYYIVTTNQDAQLFRVFPEDKITRLQGDARYFQCKNRCHDKIYYNKEIIDELIPKIQNDSLPEDLIPVCPRCGGEMVDWVRSREFLQGKEYEREYNRYIDFIRRNADRKILFLELGVGMMTPMFIKEPFMNMTYQLPDAYYITVNPKHAIIPKEIASKSLDIQDDIAFVLKGVLGKSTDNLRRQDKDNIFDSGRIY, encoded by the coding sequence ATGACTGAACAAGAGAAGATACAAATTCTTATAAAGAAGATAAATGATGCGGATGCCATAGTTGTTGGCACCGCATCAGGAATGTCAGCAGCCGGAGGATTGAGATACTACTATCAGGACGATGACGACTATAAAAAGATTGCAGGCGGACTACGCGAAAAATATGGCGATAAAAATCTCTTTGATGCGTACTACGACCGAAGGATTGCCAAAGGCGAACATTGGGCACTGTTGTTGCGCTCAATAAAGCATCTGTATGACATTGATATTCCGGAAGTATATATCGAACTGTATGAAATCCTACATGGGAAAAACTATTATATTGTGACAACTAATCAGGATGCTCAACTGTTTCGCGTATTCCCTGAGGATAAAATCACACGTCTGCAAGGCGATGCCCGTTACTTCCAGTGCAAGAACCGGTGTCATGATAAAATCTATTATAACAAAGAGATTATAGATGAATTAATCCCAAAGATTCAGAATGACTCGCTTCCCGAAGACTTGATACCCGTATGTCCGCGATGTGGCGGAGAAATGGTTGACTGGGTACGGTCAAGAGAGTTCCTGCAAGGAAAAGAGTATGAACGGGAGTATAACCGCTATATTGATTTCATACGCAGGAATGCAGATAGAAAAATTCTGTTTCTTGAGTTGGGTGTCGGCATGATGACTCCCATGTTCATTAAAGAACCCTTTATGAACATGACATATCAGCTTCCCGATGCCTACTACATAACCGTCAATCCGAAGCATGCCATAATTCCTAAGGAGATAGCTTCCAAAAGTCTGGATATTCAGGATGACATCGCCTTTGTACTGAAGGGGGTTCTCGGCAAGTCAACCGACAATCTCCGGCGTCAGGATAAAGACAATATATTTGATTCAGGAAGAATTTATTGA